One genomic segment of Sphingorhabdus sp. M41 includes these proteins:
- a CDS encoding putative bifunctional diguanylate cyclase/phosphodiesterase produces MRPVEFRNLFLLSFHERDSLAAEIASFGWRVHSARRLHNLSARFFSAGAMIAVIDIRQAEQEGLKAIVDLSRTATESGIAILALVDSNQKREVIAQCFDSGATHYLDFADSGANLDQSINYAYRYVENFRGGAERASHEQSLLTFADLQWSMTLDSIKGYWISDSLLAAAGEIDFRQYPMTGIYRALSHEEQKRVRGAMGRLRDGARQAAVPHRFNGRAVIHHLHEADGRISGRIEYLANNEEVDDWTGRDLLSGLRNTASARTWIRKKLEAGSQLTLIAIGIKNFRMINAAFGRNAGDQLLRIVGHRLMDQTQRQYAGPHLVARLDGQNFLVALANIQKSEVSAFANDLISNIFDDLQLEGRPINPVARVGVAIGNSDSSENTLIRKAVLALAEATAADALPINFSTVSEADVHLEEILEDQLPGAMGRGEIVIAFQPQIKVETGELSGAEALARWEHPEYGLLGASTLFAVAERAGVMESLSTQIHKQALTLAAGWPASLGFLRLSLNVTAGDLAAKTFVDDMLGQVDAAGFEPSHLTLEITESELIGNLSASANKLHRLRRAGICIAIDDFGTGYSSLSYLKQLPVDYLKIDSGLTGDMSGSPKDQVVVRSIIDMAHSLDLSVIAEGIETESQLDILAEQGCEFFQGFLRSGPLSPDEFEAFALRSN; encoded by the coding sequence GTGCGTCCGGTTGAATTCAGAAACCTGTTCCTGCTTTCGTTTCACGAGCGTGATTCGCTGGCCGCTGAAATTGCGTCTTTCGGCTGGCGAGTCCATTCAGCCCGCAGACTGCACAATCTGAGCGCCCGTTTTTTTTCCGCCGGAGCGATGATCGCGGTGATCGATATCCGTCAAGCCGAACAGGAAGGCCTGAAAGCGATTGTAGATCTTTCACGCACGGCAACCGAAAGCGGAATTGCGATATTGGCATTGGTCGACAGCAACCAAAAGCGGGAGGTGATCGCACAATGTTTTGACTCAGGCGCGACCCATTATCTGGATTTTGCCGATTCCGGTGCGAACCTCGACCAGTCAATCAACTATGCCTATCGCTATGTCGAAAATTTCAGAGGTGGCGCCGAACGGGCTAGTCATGAGCAATCCTTGCTGACATTTGCGGATTTGCAATGGTCGATGACCTTGGACTCCATCAAGGGATACTGGATAAGCGATAGCCTGCTGGCAGCAGCTGGAGAGATTGATTTCAGGCAATATCCCATGACCGGCATCTACCGTGCGCTATCGCATGAAGAGCAAAAGCGCGTGCGAGGGGCCATGGGCCGTCTGCGCGATGGTGCCAGGCAGGCGGCGGTGCCACACCGGTTCAATGGCCGGGCGGTCATCCATCACTTGCACGAAGCAGATGGCCGGATTTCAGGCAGAATTGAATATCTCGCGAACAACGAGGAAGTGGATGACTGGACCGGGCGGGATCTGCTTTCCGGTTTGCGGAATACGGCATCGGCCCGCACGTGGATTCGGAAGAAGCTGGAAGCTGGAAGCCAATTGACGCTCATTGCGATCGGCATCAAGAACTTCCGGATGATCAACGCCGCATTCGGACGAAACGCCGGGGACCAGTTGCTACGGATTGTCGGGCACAGGCTCATGGATCAAACGCAGCGTCAATATGCAGGCCCGCACCTGGTCGCGCGTCTCGATGGCCAGAATTTTCTGGTCGCGCTGGCTAATATTCAGAAAAGCGAAGTTTCAGCTTTTGCCAACGACTTGATCAGCAACATTTTTGATGACTTGCAACTGGAGGGGCGACCGATCAATCCTGTCGCCCGGGTAGGGGTCGCGATCGGGAACAGCGATTCCAGCGAGAATACATTGATCAGAAAGGCGGTTCTGGCGCTTGCGGAAGCGACCGCCGCAGATGCTCTGCCGATCAATTTCAGTACTGTTTCGGAAGCGGATGTGCATCTCGAAGAAATATTGGAAGATCAATTGCCCGGGGCAATGGGCCGCGGTGAGATCGTAATCGCCTTTCAACCACAAATCAAAGTCGAAACCGGTGAGCTTTCTGGCGCAGAAGCCTTGGCGCGGTGGGAGCATCCCGAATACGGGCTGTTGGGCGCCTCCACTCTGTTCGCCGTCGCCGAACGGGCCGGGGTGATGGAGTCTCTCTCGACCCAGATTCACAAACAGGCTTTGACACTGGCGGCCGGTTGGCCGGCAAGTCTAGGGTTTCTAAGACTTTCATTGAATGTCACGGCAGGCGATTTGGCAGCAAAAACATTTGTCGATGATATGCTGGGGCAGGTCGACGCTGCCGGTTTTGAGCCGAGTCATCTGACTCTGGAAATCACAGAGTCCGAATTGATCGGTAATTTATCCGCTTCGGCGAACAAATTGCACCGATTGCGGAGGGCGGGCATTTGCATAGCGATTGACGATTTCGGCACAGGTTACAGCAGCCTGTCTTATCTCAAGCAATTACCGGTAGACTATTTGAAGATCGATAGCGGGCTGACCGGTGATATGAGCGGATCACCCAAGGACCAGGTTGTCGTGCGCTCGATAATCGACATGGCGCATAGCCTTGATCTCAGTGTGATTGCCGAGGGCATCGAAACTGAATCCCAACTCGATATCCTCGCAGAACAGGGCTGTGAATTTTTTCAGGGTTTCCTGCGGTCCGGACCGCTTTCCCCAGACGAATTTGAAGCTTTCGCCCTGCGCAGCAATTAA